CGGGCTGCTCGGCCACGTACTCGGTGATGTGGCCGAAGGAGCAGCCGACTTCGAGCACGGACAGGCCGCGGGCTCCGCGGCCCCGGAGGTAGCGGAACAGCGGCTCCAGGAAATGGCGGCCCCGGCTCTCCTTGAACGGGAAGTAGAGCGCCGCGCGGCGGGCCCCCTTGCGCTCGACGAGCATGCGCACGACGCGCTCGCTGTAGGCCGTGCTGTACTCGTGGCCGGCGACGGTGAGCACGCGCCGATCGCCGAGGTCGCGGAGCCGGTAGTCGGGTTCGCTCATCCCTGGCAGTATAGCAACGGCTCAGCGGCGCGAAGGCTTGACCGCCACGGCGAGGATCATGTGGGCGAAGAGGCGCAGGGTGGGCGGCGCGTAGAGGAGGCCCCGGAGGATCCGCCCCACGGCGGCACGGACCCCCGGCGGAGGCGCTGGCGCGTGTGGGGGGCGGTGAGTGACCGGTGCTCCCACCCCTGCGGGGAGCCTGCGCTCCCGCCGCGTGACGCCGCGGAGCGCCTGCCGAAGCATGCGGGCGGGATCGTAGGGATGGAAGGAGCGGACCTGGAACCCGCGCGCCTCGAGGAAGCGGCACACCTCGCCCCGCGTGAAGGCGAACTGGTAGAAGTCGCCACCCCGGGCGCGGCTCCGCCGCGCCTCGCGCGCCAGCCAGGGGCCGAGGAGCCGGCGCGCGCCATTCCAGTACGGGACCGACAGCAGGAGCGTTCCGCCCGGAGCGAGGACGCGGGCCGCCTCGGCGACGATGGCGTCGGGACCGCCGGGATCGTGCTCGACGACTCCCAGGGAGAGATACGCCCGCACCGCCCCGTCCCGGACGGCGAGCGCGCGAAGGTCCATCACGGCGAGCGGCGCGCCGGCGCGAACCCCCTGACGGAGCGCCTCGAGGCTCCAGTCGGCGCCGACCGCGGCCCGTCCGCGCGCCCTCAGGAGCAGCACGTACTGGCCGAGCCCGCAGCCCGCCTCCAGGAAACGGCCGTCGGCGGGCAGGTGGCGCTCGATGAGGCCGGTGAGGGGGGAGCGGACCGCGACAGCCAGGAGCTCCTCCACGGAGTGCCCGCCCCAGTGCTCGCTCCAGAACGCGGAGGTGGCCGAGCGCGAGTAGTAGGCCAGCGGCACCCCTAGCGCCTCCCCCGCCCCACGTCCTCGAGGAGCGCGATCTCCCGCGCCACGAGGGCCGGGAGACCGTAGCGCTCCTCGATGAGCGCGCGGGCAGCGCTCGCCAGCGAGGCCGCGAGCCCGGGCTCGGTGAGCACCCGGACGAGGCAGGAGGAGAGCGCCTCTGGGCTCCGCGGATCGAACAGGAGCCCGGTCTTCTCGTGGGTGACGATCGACCGATTCCCCTCGCAGTCGGACGCCACGCAGGGCAGCCCGCAGGCCATGGCCTCGAGGAGCACCTTCGGGTGGCCCTCGGTGAACGAGGCCAGGACGAACGCGTCGGCCGACGCGTAGATCTCGGGCAGCGTCCTCTGGTCCATCACGCCCAGGAACTGCACGTCAGCGCGAAGCTCCCTTGCCAGAGCCTCGAGCTCGTCCTTCTGAGGCCCGGCACCAACGGTGACGAGCTGGACCCCGGCTCCGTGCTGGGCCTGGATCGCGGCGCCGGCCGGCTTGGTCGCCCACACCAGCGTCTCCAGGTTCTTCTCTTCAGACAGGCGCCCGACGTAGAGGATCCGTCGAGGCGCTCCCGGCGGGCGTCCCGCGCGGTCCCCGCGAAAGGCGAAGAGCCCGGTGTCGACCCCGTTGGGGATCAGCTCCACCCGCCGCGCGCCCAGCGACAGCGCGCGCGCGCGCAGCGCCTCGGTGGTGGCGATCACGGCGGCAGCGCGCCTGAGCCCCCGGCGCTCCACGACCGCCTTGACCCAGCGCTTCGGGCCCGGGCGGGAGAGGCGGCCATAGGAGAAGCCATAGGTCGTGACATAGGGGATGCCGAAGCGACGGCGTGCGGCCAGCGCCGGGATCACGCCCGTGATCTGGAACACCCTCAGGACGTCGCACTGGCGGAACTCGGTGGCATGGGCGCGCGTCATCGCCAGGGCCCGCCGGCCCCGCCACAGGGGTCGTGGGGACGCGAGCACCGTCACGCGCGCCAGCAGCTCCGGATCGTCGGTGAACTCGGCCAGGGATTCCGGCAGATAGCTGAAGTAGTAGAGACCGTCGAAGGCCCGCGCATAGGGACGCAGGTAGCCGTCGACGAGCCGGGACTGCTGGCCCGTCGTCGCCAGCTCGCGGATGCCGCCGCCGAGGGCAGGCAGGAGCCCGACCCGCATCAGGGCGCCTTCCTCGCCACCGCGCGGAAGCCCGTGCTCTCCTGCGGCCGGCGCAGCACGGCGGCTCGCTTCCACCGGCTCAGACGGTCATAGAGCGTCAGCGAGAGTCCCCCGATGGCGTCGATGGCACCCGCCCAGGGCGTGTCCAGCACCACCGGCATGAGGTCGCCCTCGACCGTGAAGCCGCCCGCGCGGAGCTCGGCCAGGAACTCCGCCCGCGTGTACTCGATCTTGTGATCGGGATCGGAGTAGGCGAACAGCGCCGCCTCCCGCAGGGTCTGCCGCCAGCGCGTCTCGCGGTTGGGCCCCGAGACCAGCAGGTGCCCATCGTCCTTCAGCACGCGGCGGATCTCGCGGAGCACGCCCACGCGCGGCGTCAGATGCTCGATCACGTCGAGGAAGAGCGCGGCGTCGAACAGGCGGTCGGGGAAGGGAAAGGGCCCGGTGATGTCCCAGGCGAAGACCCGCGCATTGGCGAGGCC
This sequence is a window from Candidatus Rokuibacteriota bacterium. Protein-coding genes within it:
- a CDS encoding class I SAM-dependent methyltransferase; this translates as MPLAYYSRSATSAFWSEHWGGHSVEELLAVAVRSPLTGLIERHLPADGRFLEAGCGLGQYVLLLRARGRAAVGADWSLEALRQGVRAGAPLAVMDLRALAVRDGAVRAYLSLGVVEHDPGGPDAIVAEAARVLAPGGTLLLSVPYWNGARRLLGPWLAREARRSRARGGDFYQFAFTRGEVCRFLEARGFQVRSFHPYDPARMLRQALRGVTRRERRLPAGVGAPVTHRPPHAPAPPPGVRAAVGRILRGLLYAPPTLRLFAHMILAVAVKPSRR
- a CDS encoding glycosyltransferase family 4 protein codes for the protein MRVGLLPALGGGIRELATTGQQSRLVDGYLRPYARAFDGLYYFSYLPESLAEFTDDPELLARVTVLASPRPLWRGRRALAMTRAHATEFRQCDVLRVFQITGVIPALAARRRFGIPYVTTYGFSYGRLSRPGPKRWVKAVVERRGLRRAAAVIATTEALRARALSLGARRVELIPNGVDTGLFAFRGDRAGRPPGAPRRILYVGRLSEEKNLETLVWATKPAGAAIQAQHGAGVQLVTVGAGPQKDELEALARELRADVQFLGVMDQRTLPEIYASADAFVLASFTEGHPKVLLEAMACGLPCVASDCEGNRSIVTHEKTGLLFDPRSPEALSSCLVRVLTEPGLAASLASAARALIEERYGLPALVAREIALLEDVGRGRR
- a CDS encoding class I SAM-dependent methyltransferase, whose protein sequence is MTALGRLLVRAVDLVNRRGKAVGVRLVHWTGKRPYPIHPKHLVGHAWHDWYLPYLDAGDLVLDVGCANGAHLRRAATRCRAIVGFDYDLGQLPIAARGIREQGLANARVFAWDITGPFPFPDRLFDAALFLDVIEHLTPRVGVLREIRRVLKDDGHLLVSGPNRETRWRQTLREAALFAYSDPDHKIEYTRAEFLAELRAGGFTVEGDLMPVVLDTPWAGAIDAIGGLSLTLYDRLSRWKRAAVLRRPQESTGFRAVARKAP